The Panicum virgatum strain AP13 chromosome 3N, P.virgatum_v5, whole genome shotgun sequence genome includes the window AAGAAACATATAATTAGATAATActccaaaaaagaaagaaagtatAACAAAAAATATAATCAGCATAAACGGGGGGAAAAACTCAATTGGCATTAGCATATGATTGGTGGAAAATTGAGAAGAGGATCACAGAAAATGAATAAATATGAATCACAGATTGTCATGCTGTGCTGAATTATCGCATATGTTGTGAATGTAATGGTCCAaattgaaaatataaataataacgGATGAAATGCAAGTGCATAAgctaaaaaaaaaaggactgGTAACAGTTATCTACTACGTGCATGATTTGATCAGCAATGGTTCTTTGTAAATGCGCACCTTTATATCCTGGTAAAGCTGGAAAATCTTCATTCTGAATGCTGAATTCCTGATTTTGTTGCACGATTGCATTCACACTTACGCCATGCTTTCGCAGTGACCCTTCAAATTACAGAAGTCAGAAGTTATATAATGTAATATCATCAGAAGATTTGTTAGCATTGCAGTGTTACCATATTGGCCTTGACCACCTCCAGCAGAATTAGGCCGACCAGTTAGCTGAGGGAAGTCATTTATATCAAATGGGGCATTGTCACCCGAGCTTCCATCATGTAGAATTCCAGAAGATCCTAAAGAACTGTTTCCTGCCTGTACTTGATTCTGAGACAATGACCCTCCAGGTGTTGGGTAAGAACTTCCAAGCAAGTTCATGAATTGAGGAGATGCTGGCAAATGAACAAATAAACCAAGTGGAACATGAATATTACATTATTTACAAGAAGTTTTAAACTATTCATAAAACCAGTTCTATGTAACATTAGACCATAAATTTAACACATAGTTTTCTAATATATAATGACCTGCGTTACCACTTCAGTATCTCTTGTCAGTTTTGAGTCAAAGTGGGCCAAGTAAAGGCTTTCCCTTTGAAACTTAAAACAGCAAAGTGTTTCCCTTCTTCAGCCTTCTTACTAAGCTTAGCATTTTCATATCACTGAAGTATACCTAGCGGATTCTAGCCAAACAGTTATCACTAGTACTAGATCATTTCACTATCCAGCCAGCATGAAAGATATAACGGAAATATACATACACAGATTCATCAAACAAGCATGGGAAGTTCAACCAAGCAGCCATATTCCGCAACGTCAACGGCATACCTTGTTGAAGCATACTGCTCATCCGGTTGGATCCTTGAATATTGATAGCCCCACTTCCAGAGTTGCCACTTAAATTCATGCGAGACGCTATCCCAGGCATAGACAGCCCTGCAGAGCTTATACTTCTCCCAATATTGCTCCCACCCACAATATTCCCAGAATTTGTTATTCGTGGGCCTAAATTCCCCAAAACTGGAGAAGCTGCCAACCCAGGAGCAGAATTCCGGTTACCCACATTAGCCAAGTTCGAGGATAAACCTTGTATTGAACCACCAATAGCATTCATGCTACTACTAAATCCAGCAGAATTCCGGTTACCCACATTAGCCAAGTTCGAGGATAAACCTTGTATTGAACCACCAATAGCATTCATGCTACTACTAAATCCAGGATTTCCCCCAACATTCATACCTCCTCTGTTGCTGATCCCAGAATGACCATGAGGAATCTACAACGGGGACAAACAATATGAGAACTGCAGCGAGAAATGCCCCACTTTGGACAGGAATATGCTGTAGATTCTGGGGGGAAACCTGAGACATGGAAGCTTGAAGATTATTTGAGGGGAAACGGCCACTGGAAATACTACCACCAGGCTGTTGAACCCCTGGTGACGGGATACCTGCCATTGAATTATTTCTTGGTGCTAATGATCCAGAGATATTTGTGAGATTGAGATTTCCATGAATGTTGTGTGAACCTTGCAAGCAAATTCAAACAAGTTAACAATAAAAGCAGGACAATGCAACATGCATAAATGGACTAGTAAAATACTGTAATCTTCAACAACCTGAGTGATGGAAACCTGGAAGTGATCCAGATTGACCAGAAAATGATGATGCAAATGACCTTCCTGTTGAATCTCGAAGGTTTGAAGCGGCCCCACTAATGTTTGACTGCAAAAGTGATGAAAATGTGTTCACCCATCAGAGTATATAACTGGGGGATTTCAAGATGTATTTGTAATTACGAGGATACAAAAAGTAGAACAGTTGGAACAACACTGTTACACAAATCaagcagcaagtatctaagaaagaagagaaaacaAAACATGTTTGCTTCCTAGTTAGCAATATTTTTTATATCTTAGTTATGAGAAGGAGAACTAAACAGAGATCAAACAAAAGATTATCATATCTAGAAAAGGACAAGCTATAGGAGCCACTAATAATTCATAACATCCAAGTGATCTAAGAAACTGGGTTACAATGGTTAGCTCATTAAAAAAAGAAGCAAATACATAACCATATTAATTTATTAAGGGTGAGGACGTACGTTCAGTGGTCCTGACATGTTGACGATTCCCAAAATTGAACAAGCCTGGAGCACCTCAAATATTATCCACCTAATGGCATTATATTGTTTATCCAATCTGAAGACCCAGAAGAGAAAATACACGTGCACGTTATTTATACAGCCATATTCTTTCAACAAAATGCATTTTACttcaaataaagaaaaaaaaaagctaagcATGCACATCATTTTAGCATGTTTTATCAGTAAACATGGGCAGATTACTTACAAAGAGGCAAAGTAGGACCAAAAGCTGATTTCTAATTTAAAACATTGAATGATAATAAGAGATGAAGGTTCTATTTGGAAATTCAGTGTAATTCTAGGTTACTTCTTGAAGCAAGAAGCCAGGCACCAACGGAAGTTTGATACTAATAACTGCGTATTGATACCCCAAATATGTTGTGAAAGTTACTCATGCAGAACAAAATATTGCATAGCAAGAACACACTACCAAACTATGATGATAGAAACAAAAGTATTCAGTCCAATCTAGGGTAATGAAGGCATGTGCGACCTTTAGCTTTAAATCGACGTTTTGAGAAATGCAACTAGAACTCTGAAGCTTATAATTTTCAAGCAAAAAATGACACAAATCTTTatctcccggttttgaagactAGCTGAGTTTTAGAAGGCAAAGCAAAGGCTCTAAGAACTTACAGAAACAAGAAAATACATAGCGAAAGAAACAAGAAAATTGACTGATGCATCCATGGCTTCTTATCCTATAGTTTCTTTCACCTCCAAAGGCATCAGGTTCGTGCAGGCAAACAACAAATACATTGTTCGGCTGGTTTTGTCACCCATGTGGTCTCCCTATAGCTATTGAAGGTCAAATTTACACAATTATCCGATTTGGGATTTACCCATCGTGTCTCTAACTCAGAGTCAGAATCTACCTCACCAATAATTAAAACTGCAAGGTCTACATGATCTTCCCAGGTTTCTACTCCCCTACAAACTGGAGGTTTTGTGACCAGTGACCAGTCACAAAGGTCTACGGGCTCCAACACTGAATTACAGAATTCAGCCACAATGACTGCACTGGTGCTCCCCATCGTATCTGAACCCTCGATCTGAGGCTGAGATAGGCAAATCGTCCGAAGCAAGAGTTCAGACACCATCCCGCCAATATTCCAAACCAATCGCCACCCCAAATGTGAAAAACGACCGCCGAATCGAATCTAGGCTaaacccaacccagcccaacccgacgCGCGATTGGAAGCGGCTCAATCCATCCCCCAGCGAGCCCTCCGCAGAGACGCGCCGGGCAGACACAGATCAGTTGACGACGTCGCGCATGGGCAGTGCGGCTGCCCATTGCCCTACGAGACAGTCCTACGACCTGCGTCAGCGCCGAGGGAGCACGAAGAAGGGCCAGCTGAGAGCTTATGAACTGACCGATGTGGAGCGCGGCCGTGCGGGCCACGGGAGCGGATCCCTCGGCGTTGAGGCGGAGGACCGGCGAGAgggagacgacgacggcgacggggaACAGAGATGGGAAGCGGGTGGGGAGTGGGAGGTCAAGATGCAAGCGGGCCTGTCTGCAAACGTCTGCAGGACTACCTGCATCATCTGCGAGCACTAATTCAAAGAAAATCCCTCTCGTGCAACAAATTTGGAGCTAATAGAAGGGGGCAAGAAAACGACGCCATTTCCGCCGCTCCCAGCCCTCTCCGAGGCAGCCCCGGTCGAGAAAAGGATCCCAACTTTTTCCAGGAACCAAAACAAAACCCAGCTGAACGAGTGGAAGGTGCGAGCGCGCGAGCAAGATTGGATCTGGGAGGAGCGCTCACCACCGCGGGGGAAACGGAACGGtcgcgcgcaggccgccgcgagCGGTCGCCGGGTGGATGCCGTGGCCTTGCGGGGAGGcagacggaggaggaggaggaggacaccgAGATccaaggcgacggcggcgctccgtctgccgccgctcgcagctcgATCCGTCTTGGCGTCTGCCGCAGCAAACAGCTCTCCTTGAGGCGATCCACAGTTGGGCCACGAATGCCTACTAGGCTTGCccggcgtcttttttatttttatatttttcaaaaatattttttacaaaaatatatttttgatttcataatttacagttttatacccctaccgtccggcagggggcggcagtgACTTATATTTATATGTACGCGGAGGCCcatggcgggagcctgccgccccctgccgagCGGCAGGCTTCCCCTCCCCGCAAAATTGCAGCAATGAGccattagatgtggttttagatattttggatacaaataaaaaccattagtaaagtacatgaatatgaaaagtataagttagcaattcatacacatacgcaaatgATAACGAAATAGGTAAtgcatgagaacgaaataagtataatatgacgacatgtccataacaaaaatacagaaacagcTAGAAGCAtctcctaaccaccccggccatgtcgacctcttttacgctgagcGTTGACGTGGTCGGTAGAGTAGGTGTGTCGCTCTGGAGGACCTACGTCTCTATctggacgtccggtggccacaggtgtctggaaggtaggatcggcttgctggttaggtgtagaaaataaccgactccaatcttcgaagttcgcctcaaAAGTATCATGTGTGGGCCCtatacagtagcaattaagatatcttaatcatcattttataagtcatatatttgggtacatattcatcatacgtaTCTGTTGGTGGTGGATACGAAGAATGACCTatatcaggaagctggtggtgcgatcctgtaaaccattcaaattatttaaaatattcatagaaataagaagaacgtgataaattcgggctacggattaggtatttacattgcgttccttctgctgtcgccgtagggtaatacgaagaaggtcccgcatcatataactgttgtgatcctatatgtaaatacaaaaggaattagacttcataccacaattaattgaaattaagatatggactatatgtttaccgaaaggtcgtggtggtgcctgtgttggttgaaatgacatccctCCAGCTGGTGCCATGATACTAAACTGagtccctccgtgaggttgataaggtgggtgtgcatcacctgtatggactgagaattaattgttggcTTCAAAGTAGGAAGTCAGTAACTATCCTCACGTATCTACATAATGTTGCTGAGACCAATAAAGTATTTGGGAAGACTGCTGCTGTGTGGAACCACAAGGAAACGAGgtcgaggcttgagacgaaccgtacgagtcctcgtacgatgtccggctaccaaagtcttcaagcatggaatggactctttgtgaaactcgggtccagaccgactcttgctcattcatatccatcatagatcccgCTCAAATCCTCATCAAATTCACCCTGGCATCTACgtccatcaacctgcacatttcaaactgcaagcaagaaaaagaaagacattaacactgtaatccaaagtatttgaaaagcgatgataactttaactcaccgccccagctattGCCTCATCCCTATGTCGTGCGTAGCCATCCTGTGGTGTCGCAACATGCAGCTGTGGTtgcatgtcagcatatatcAAGCGGCAACGAGTCTGGGGTTGGTACCAGCTCAGGTACGCCCTGTACGAAGCCTCAGTGTGTGCAGGGGTCGCAAGCGCCACGTTCTCCTCTACCTggtcccagccatcgacccaaggctgcaccattgtcacccacatgttgaagaagggttgaccagtcctcgacaaactaaatattgaaaacaatttagtcaaatatgattagttaACTATACAATGCATAGTCACTGAAATGACAtgaattttctacaatttatctgaatgtttcatatacttttctagcattttctacaatttctgactatttttcgaatttttttctcgtattaaacaactaatcaataccacaaaattggttggtaaacctaattggtttttcttaaaactaatcttaattctacctaaattatattaaaaatattacctaaatcgctaaaatatcattactgctgcatacactaattatagaattaaacatacaaaaaatttagattgagaaagttgagaaatatttattacttgcggttcggatccaaaatccgatAGGGCTTCGCCGTTACAACTCCCTCTCtcactcctccccctccctgaatgtcgtgggaagcaaatgaggggggaagagggagagaagcCTTTTATACAGTgcgggggagcctgccgccccccctgccgcccagtggaggggcggcagggggcctgccgcccggcaggggggcggctgGCTCCCGCCAAAGGCCTCCGcgcaaataaaaattatttttatttacatataagttTCTGTCGCCCCTTGCcaggtataaaactgtaaattgtgaaatcgaaaatctatttctgtaaaaaatatttttgaaaaatataaaaataaaaaaaaacgtgCTTGCCTGCGAATGCCTGCTGGGCTTAGCATGTATGCTTGCAAGCCCACTTGCAAAAAGCGGGCCTCTGCAGGTGCCCGCGAGGCCAAATTTCGCAGGTGGATCTAGCAGGATTGCAGGTGGGCCTGCGTCCACTTGCATCGTGAATGGGAGGCAGCAGCGGCCGGGCCCGGGCTAATGGAGAAGGCTGGGGATGATGGCCGGATGTGTGGGTGGCGTGTCCACCGTGTGAACGAACGCGGCCCGGACACCTCGACTCCGACGGCCCAGATCGGAtcggatcttttttttttgagtggagATCGGATCGGATCTGAAACGGAGGAATCTACCCTATCATCAGGCCCATATCTGAGATCAACTTTTGGGCCCAACTAGAAGTGCGTCACGCTGCCCAACTAGCCGAGGATGTGGCCTGGCTGCCCGCCCGGCTCCGACTTGGACACAAATCCTTGGGATCCGACTTCAACCGAGCCGAGAGAGTCGGATTACAACAGGCACTCCGCCACCTCCATAAGTACAGGCTGATCATTGCCCTAACGGAGCGCATTGCAGCTTGAGAGCGAGCGAGGAAACGCGCGCCTACCAGGAAGATGAGCCAGCCCAGCACGAGTGAGGAGGGCTCGATGCGGCTGCTCCCCGACGACGTCCTCGCGGACGTGCTCCGCCGCGTCTGCAGAGCGTGGCGCGCGCTCATCGACGACCGCCGCCTGCTGCGCGGGGACCTTCTCCCGCGCTCGCTGGCGGGCCTCTTCGTCAACTACAACGAGCTGCCTTTCGCGGAGTTCTTCCGCCGCCCCTCCACGGATCTCACCGGCTACTACATGCCCTGTGTTCGTGTTCGAGACCACTGcaacggcgtcctcctcctcctctacaACGCCCTGCTGAACCCTGCGGCACAGTGGTGGGCGCCCTTGCCGAAATCCCCCCTCCCTGCGCAGGGATGGATCGGCATTATTTCAACCAAGAAAAGTACCTCGTCTTTGATCCTGCCGAGTCGTCGCACTGTCAAGTGTTCTTGATCCCCCGTGTTCCCTACAGACGTGTACAGTGTGTTTGGTTGCGGAAttaatgggttgggttggatcCAATCCGGATTTTGGGGACGGAGCCGACCCATCCATTGTTTGGTTGCACTTTTGATTTTGGGGACGGAGTGAACCCATTTCATGTTTGGTTGAAGGAATTGAGAATACGGGTTGGATGGCATGATAACACCGTTAATGAGAGTCCCACTTGACACCAAtagaccccacatgtcatcctctcacctttttctttttctttttatttttttcaatcccttATCTTCTTCCTGGGGGCGCCTGCCGCGCAGCTCGCCgggccccccgccgccggccgcgcccggcccccgccgccggcctcctcgcgGCCGGCGGACGCGGggctccgccgcgggcgcgcgctCGGCCTGGGCGACCTCCGTCGGCGACGGCCGGCCTCGTGACAATGCGCCGCAGCTTGAGCTCGGGCGTCCCTGGCGGCGCGTCGAGCTCGCCGAGCCGCCGGTCCCCCGCGCGGCGGTGCACCACGTCGACGCGGACGTCCAGCGCCATgtcggcggcgcagggcagcTCCCTGTCCTGGCGCGCACGGTCCGCGCTGGCGAAGTAGTTGGACGCCCTGTTCGGCGACTGTcctcgcgtgccgccgccgcgtcggcggcTTCGCTTCCGCATGCTGCGGCTTGCTGCTTGCCCTTCCTCCTCCTGAGCTTCTGGAACCATTTGGGCGCCGGCATGGTGTGCACTAGCGGGAGCTGAGCAGGGGGACAGGGACAGAGACCGGAGTCTGGCACGAGCAggctgccgccgcgccgaggCAGGTGTGCACTGGCGGAGACGACGAACGGAGGCGCGCGCGAGGGACGGAATTGAGTTCGCTCCGTCCGTCATTTTTCGGAGGACGGACCCAACCCGCATctagacggaatattcctttttGGACCCAACCCAACCCTCTCGTCTTCCATCCAAACAGCCGCGAGGACGGGTCCGCTCCGACCCGGCTCGCTCcgctctccaaccaaacacacggggTAGAGAGCGCAACAATACTGGAATCGGAATGGCCACCGTCACCATGCACAATAAATGTCTTCTCCACAATGACCGGGGAGGGGACAGAGAGATCATTCAGACGTGATGAAGGCTAGGCTGCAGGAACTGTCGCCGACATGCAAAAGGACAAACGATGGCTTCAGCGCCGCCATGCTGTATATTGGCGTGGAGCACTCTACGTTCATTGTGAAAAGGATTTTGTTATGAGGCACCCACAATATACTGGCTACCTCTTTATTAAGAGTCACTTTCCTTTTCTTCgcccaaaaaaaaaaccgaaGCTAAGAGGATTATGTGATTGATAAATTCTTTTGTTAAATGCTTGCTATCATTTGTTGCAGGATATCATTGTCAAAAGATACATACCGAATAATTCATCCACCACATGGTACTGAAATATTCGATGACTCAGAGCTCCTTCTAGGAAAGTCTGAAAAGGGAGTTTACTGTGCACTAATTGGTGATAAAGACCAGCTTCGGGTTTGGATCCTTGACGAATCATGCAGCCGAATGGAGTGGGTGCTAAAGCATGACAGCGGTTGTGGGCTTGCAGCTGCACAACCAAGCCTAAACTATTTTGCACAGCAAGTTGACGGACCCTGGATCTTGGAAAATGCTAACCGTCGCCAAGGCGACAATATCGAAGCACCAATTGAACAGGAGTCTGAATGGAACTCAGATGACGAAGATGTTCTCAACAACCAAGATAGGGTTGAAAACCACAAGTATAAAAATGTTTACATCCTTGGGTTCCATCCTTACAAAGAAATTATCTTCCTGCATATAGGATCATTACTGAACAGAGGATTGGCTTATCACCTGAATACCTCGAAACTGGAAAGCTTGGGTAATATATAACCAATACATTACTATAACAGAGTCACCCATTGCTTTATACAATCGTGTTTTCCATACACACCTTGTACAATGGGAGGGTTCCCTGACAGTTGTAGTCCGGTATAATGAGATAGGAACAGCGCTTAGACTATCCGCAATTTAAATGATGGATTTAAAGTCGTGGTACTTTAAATCCATCATTTAAAACGAATATTCCATCCTGATCATCGATATTGTCTCCTCTATATTCAGTTCTGCCGCACATCATACTCTATATCCCATCCTCAGGGTGGAAAATGTGACTATGTATCGACACCTGGTTGAGAGCCTTATCTATCTTACCCTGACTCGGCCAGATATTTTTCTATCTAGTTGGAGTGGTCAGTCAATACATGAGCAATCCAAAGAAGTCTCACCTTATGCAATCAAGCGCATCCTCAGATACGTTAAAGACGTCATCAATTTTGGTATTCTATACAAGGAGACAAAGAATTTTGAGGTGATGGAATATTACGATGACGATTACGCTGGACATTGTAGCACACGCCGATAAACCACAAGATATTTCTTCAGTCTTGGGTCAGGACCCATATCATGGTGCAGCAAGAGACAATCCACTGTGGCATTATCGATCAATAGCAATGGCAGCTCAAGAAGGCACCTGGCTTAAGCAATCGATGAGGATCTTCATCAACCGACGAATTATCAAGTAAGGATTTTTTGTGACAACTTATCCTCTATACGCCTAGCAGAAAATCCAGTTTTTCATGCAAGGACCAAACACATAGAAGTCCACAACCACTACATAAGGGAAAATGTCCTTGAAGGTGAGATCGAGATGGTGCCCACAAATACAAATGAGcaatttgctgacatcttcacaaAAGGTCTAAACAAgacaaaatttgagaaatttcgAGAAGCACTCGGCATGGTCTGCAAAACAAGTCTTGATAGAAGTTTGCCTTGAGGGGAGTGTTGGAAAAATGCAACCTTCTAGAGTATTCTCCACAAGACAATAAGAAGATATTTTCATGGAGTGctctagaattagtaataaataaattagaaaaccttgtaatatttaggattttttttagaaGGGGGGACACATGTTACCACCTTATGATTCGTCTTGACCTATAAATAGAGGACCCCCTCCTTGTCCTGCCATCTATCTAAAAGCATGGTTGATGAGAAGGGTGAGTGTTAGGTTAGCCACAAATAAAGAGTGTGTTGTGTACTCTTGTGTAATACTATTATGTCGTAATAAACCAAGTATTTTGTAAGTGTTAGCCTCCCAGTTTCTAAGTAATTAGTGTATAAATTATGATCAATCGTAGGCTGGCTCTGCCACCCAGGATCACAAAGGGTCTGGGTTTCATAGTAGGAAGGCTCTGCCTTCCGGAAGCCaccttcatctgttggtaggctctgccaccGGAAGTAAGAAAATGGCTCTGCCATCGAAATGgccttatacactaagtatcCAACCGACTTTagagtgagttggtgtgtcttAGGTGTAGACCCTCAACTTAGTAGATATTAGAATCACCTCGGTTCCCAACATTAACCATCCGGACTCGTAGTCACGGCTCCAGCAGTTAGGCCTGCCCAAAAGGACAAAAGGGAACACGTCAAGCAAAACAATCTCACTAGGAGATAGTCAACTCCAACAGCTCAGCGGATCACATCTAATACAACCATATGAAAATTTTTCCTACGAAGCAAATAAATTTTGATCCAGATGCAGAACTGATGGAGGCATGGAGCCCCCTAACACCAAAGCAACTAAGCTCTAGACACATCTCACCATTAAACATTCAAAAAACATTGTGTAATGTTGTTTCTCATTCAGAACAAGGCAGTTATTAGAAGAAGTCATTGCTTAGCTCACATATGGACAGGATTGCATCATTTAGAGAAAACCACTAACTCCATTT containing:
- the LOC120665118 gene encoding probable NOT transcription complex subunit VIP2 isoform X3, with the translated sequence MSGPLNSNISGAASNLRDSTGRSFASSFSGQSGSLPGFHHSGSHNIHGNLNLTNISGSLAPRNNSMAGIPSPGVQQPGGSISSGRFPSNNLQASMSQIPHGHSGISNRGGMNVGGNPGFSSSMNAIGGSIQGLSSNLANVGNRNSAPGLAASPVLGNLGPRITNSGNIVGGSNIGRSISSAGLSMPGIASRMNLSGNSGSGAINIQGSNRMSSMLQQASPQFMNLLGSSYPTPGGSLSQNQVQAGNSSLGSSGILHDGSSGDNAPFDINDFPQLTGRPNSAGGGQGQYGSLRKHGVSVNAIVQQNQEFSIQNEDFPALPGYKGSSSDYAMDMHHKDHLHENVNIMQAQHYPMARSSGFNLGSSYPPRQHQQSANSVQNAGLESIGLRPANSPSPSSNSGVYEQFMQQYHQPQSQNSLRLQATSGPQPFKDQSQKSVQGTQATPDPYSLLGLLSLIRLKEPGPTALALGIDLTSLGLNLNSQDNLYKTFGSPWSNEPAKGEPDYQIPACFSAEPPPPLQPLHFQKFHPLTLFYIFYSMPKDVAQLYAANELYNKGWFYHKDYRVWLTRAPNAAPLVKTPLHERGSYICFDPNIWDTVHKDNFVLHYEAVEKRPVLPSAAQNLRREL
- the LOC120667667 gene encoding uncharacterized protein LOC120667667; protein product: MVPEAQEEEGQAASRSMRKRSRRRGGGTRGQSPNRASNYFASADRARQDRELPCAADMALDVRVDVVHRRAGDRRLGELDAPPGTPELKLRRIVTRPAVADGGRPGRARARGGAPRPPAARRPAAGAGRGRRRGARRAARQAPPGRR
- the LOC120665118 gene encoding probable NOT transcription complex subunit VIP2 isoform X1 is translated as MSGPLNSNISGAASNLRDSTGRSFASSFSGQSGSLPGFHHSGSHNIHGNLNLTNISGSLAPRNNSMAGIPSPGVQQPGGSISSGRFPSNNLQASMSQIPHGHSGISNRGGMNVGGNPGFSSSMNAIGGSIQGLSSNLANVGNRNSAGFSSSMNAIGGSIQGLSSNLANVGNRNSAPGLAASPVLGNLGPRITNSGNIVGGSNIGRSISSAGLSMPGIASRMNLSGNSGSGAINIQGSNRMSSMLQQASPQFMNLLGSSYPTPGGSLSQNQVQAGNSSLGSSGILHDGSSGDNAPFDINDFPQLTGRPNSAGGGQGQYGSLRKHGVSVNAIVQQNQEFSIQNEDFPALPGYKGSSSDYAMDMHHKDHLHENVNIMQAQHYPMARSSGFNLGSSYPPRQHQQSANSVQNAGLESIGLRPANSPSPSSNSGVYEQFMQQYHQPQSQNSLRLQATSGPQPFKDQSQKSVQGTQATPDPYSLLGLLSLIRLKEPGPTALALGIDLTSLGLNLNSQDNLYKTFGSPWSNEPAKGEPDYQIPACFSAEPPPPLQPLHFQKFHPLTLFYIFYSMPKDVAQLYAANELYNKGWFYHKDYRVWLTRAPNAAPLVKTPLHERGSYICFDPNIWDTVHKDNFVLHYEAVEKRPVLPSAAQNLRREL
- the LOC120665118 gene encoding probable NOT transcription complex subunit VIP2 isoform X2, giving the protein MSGPLNSNISGAASNLRDSTGRSFASSFSGQSGSLPGFHHSGSHNIHGNLNLTNISGSLAPRNNSMAGIPSPGVQQPGGSISSGRFPSNNLQASMSQIPHGHSGISNRGGMNVGGNPGFSSSMNAIGGSIQGLSSNLANVGNRNSAGFSSSMNAIGGSIQGLSSNLANVGNRNSAPGLAASPVLGNLGPRITNSGNIVGGSNIGRSISSAGLSMPGIASRMNLSGNSGSGAINIQGSNRMSSMLQQASPQFMNLLGSSYPTPGGSLSQNQVQAGNSSLGSSGILHDGSSGDNAPFDINDFPQLTGRPNSAGGGQGQYGSLRKHGVSVNAIVQQNQEFSIQNEDFPALPGYKGSSSDYAMDMHHKDHLHENMARSSGFNLGSSYPPRQHQQSANSVQNAGLESIGLRPANSPSPSSNSGVYEQFMQQYHQPQSQNSLRLQATSGPQPFKDQSQKSVQGTQATPDPYSLLGLLSLIRLKEPGPTALALGIDLTSLGLNLNSQDNLYKTFGSPWSNEPAKGEPDYQIPACFSAEPPPPLQPLHFQKFHPLTLFYIFYSMPKDVAQLYAANELYNKGWFYHKDYRVWLTRAPNAAPLVKTPLHERGSYICFDPNIWDTVHKDNFVLHYEAVEKRPVLPSAAQNLRREL
- the LOC120665118 gene encoding probable NOT transcription complex subunit VIP2 isoform X4, with the protein product MSGPLNSNISGAASNLRDSTGRSFASSFSGQSGSLPGFHHSGSHNIHGNLNLTNISGSLAPRNNSMAGIPSPGVQQPGGSISSGRFPSNNLQASMSQIPHGHSGISNRGGMNVGGNPGFSSSMNAIGGSIQGLSSNLANVGNRNSAPGLAASPVLGNLGPRITNSGNIVGGSNIGRSISSAGLSMPGIASRMNLSGNSGSGAINIQGSNRMSSMLQQASPQFMNLLGSSYPTPGGSLSQNQVQAGNSSLGSSGILHDGSSGDNAPFDINDFPQLTGRPNSAGGGQGQYGSLRKHGVSVNAIVQQNQEFSIQNEDFPALPGYKGSSSDYAMDMHHKDHLHENVNIMQAQHYPMARSSGFNLGSSYPPRQHQQSANSVQNAGLESIGLRPANSPSPSSNSGVYEQFMQQYHQPQSQNSLRLQATSGPQPFKDQSQKSVQGTQATPDPYSLLGLLSLIRLKEPGPTALALGIDLTSLGLNLNSQDNLYKTFGSPWSNEPAKGEPDYQIPACFSAEPPPPLQPLHFQKFHPLTLFYIFYSMPKDVAQLYAANELYNKGWFYHKDYRVWLTRAPNAAPLVKTPLHERGSYICFDPNIWDTVHKDNFVLHYEAVEKRPVLPSAAQNLRREL